Part of the Quercus lobata isolate SW786 chromosome 6, ValleyOak3.0 Primary Assembly, whole genome shotgun sequence genome, TGTAATACATTTGACTAACAATTAGATGTATCCTGAGAAAACCGAACACATTAGCGCCCAATACAACTTTATTCACAATTAGAAATGTTGCTGCGACTGATAATCCATCGAACATGATACCAAAGCTGGTTCCTCTGCACAAGTTCAAATACCACTTGAACCTTATCGGTGTTTGTAGTCTGTGATAATCCTTAGGGGTTTTGGTGAAGGCAATGAAGAAGTTTCATTTATGAGGTTTGATCATATTCAAGTCAATGTGGAAATTGTGGAAATTTGTTATAGTTGGCTCGAATTGGTGTAGCACTTGTAGTGCCACGTTGTCTATCAAAAAGGCATTAAAGCCATGTCGACTTAAGAATCCTAGTTCTACTTGGTTTTTGAGATTGTGCACGGCAGCACTAATCAAATTTGTGAAACACACACGTATATCGAAATTGCAGTATTCTTTAACACACTCACAACTTTGGTATCTGGCATGCCAGGTTAAGAAGATTAAAAATACTGTGGCGTACAAGTTCTAGTGAGAGAAAGCTCTTTGGCACATAGGATTTCTATGAGTGTCTTTGTGccatattttctaattttcctaatttcttagTAAAACTCTTTCTTCGCTATTACCAGTAAATATAGACTAAATTAAGCTGAACTAcgtaaatttttgttttccttatgtgattattttatctttttatttctattttcaaataaaGTTACTATATATAATTTACTACAAATTAGTTTTCCGTTATTTGATCAACCATGAcaaacaatatcatcaacaaTATTCCTTCTTTCCGTATAAGGAGTTTTAACATGTCTACTTGATACAAATTATCTTAGCCTACAGTAACAATTTTCTTCCTTTACAAGACATTATCTTAACACTAGCAATGCaactgttctttcttttctttttcttttttccatttttttttccctcaaaaaacCCTTCGGAAAGTGTTACCAAATACTTTGGTGAAGAACATATATATGATTACCTAATTCGAGCTGCTCTGCAGTTAATATATTATAGGTCCACATTCATTACTATGAGTTGTCCTAAGCAATGTCACATGCGTGTGCACTAACCAAATAGGAACTAAAAACAGTAGTAGTTCTTTTGCTACAGATCTACATCAATGTGTCTTATTTTTCCTCGTTTTGTTCAGCTACAAGAAACAAATATTGAGGGAGCCACACGTAGAATAATGATAATTAGGTTACCAAGTTCTTTGGAAGCTTTTAAACTCAAATGGGATGGTTACAAAAATTTCTATTCTAGGATGTGATATATAATGCTTCACATTGCTCACTgttgattaattttattattttggagcTAAAATATTAAGGAAATGGATTAACAAAATGCACcaaacttggtttttttttttttttttttggagagggggggggggggggatgttAAAAGACCGAGTATATATCAAACTAGCTAATACACACTAAAATCAGATATGAGCTTCCATTCATGTTGTGCATGGTGTATTGCATAACTGGCAACATTGTGCTTCAAATCTATGCACTAATACATATTCAACCCTCCTTAAGATGCTATTAATACTACAAAATCTATGCTTAATGGAATTCTTGCTACTCATAATTAATGGCATTTActcattaaatataaaaagatatatGTTAATATTGTTGGTGTCATCAATAAAATTCTCATCCTAGAAGGATATACTCTCACACTGTACGGAAAATGGAGTATGGAATTGTTGGATGTTTTCTAGGTTTTAGGCTTGTCCTTCAAACTGTCTCAATCTAATCCAGAGAGTTGGATGAAGTAGTACTCCAACAAAAGTCTTAAACATTATAAAGGAATATCCCAAGTTGCACAGGTAAGGAAACTAGAAAAACCCTAAAtcctaaaactttaaaaaaccTTAAATGTGAGAGAAACCTTTCAAACCCTAACTCTTGTCCTCTCTCTATCTATTTGTCTTCATGTTTATGAAACTGTGGCTTGATACAATGAACCTGATCAACATTactcaatataattttttttgggtatttattTGGCGTTTAGTGGATTAGGTATTGGGTCATTGCTGAAATGCATGTGGTCCCCAACTCACAAAGCTGTGggttaaagaaaattaaaccctaaacctaaaagaAATTTACTTTAACCAATCTGGTCAACATCCACACTCATACAAAATATATACTAATTGGATGTGGACTACCAACTCTATTAATGGAGACTTCATAACAGTATTTGTTCTGTATCGGCGGCGTGAAAGCTAGGGCCTGCCCTTAAACAAGTTGAGATGGAGAGAGATTTAGAATTGCTATGTAGATGAACTCAAAATTAAACACCGTTTAGATTGGTAATTCATAGACTTAATAAACATTTATGACTAGATTGCTCATGCAGGTGatggagatttaaaaaaaaaaaaaaaaaaatgagtgtgTATATAGACAAATCGTAAGCAAATTCCTATATCAGCATCATATTTATCAATCAAAAGTTGACATGATAGTGATTTACTAACCTTTTGTGGTCCATCTTGTTGCGCGACGATGCTGGAAAGAATTAATGCTTAATCATCACTATTTTTCCAGATAAAGAACATTAAGATCAAATTAAACACCCCCAAATTTCCACTCCCTATTTTCACATACTAACTAATATGAATTTGTTGACAATTGCAAACTATGTAattcaggggaaaaaaagagagcaaagaTTCACAAATCTAAGATGTGTTATAAAAAGCACgcagataaaaaattaaaggtaagAATCCATAAACCATAATCTTCTTCATTAACAaataaagattataaatttaaatcataGTGCTTTCTAGTGATCCCTTAAGCCTTAAAAAGGCTTTGAGCTGAAGCTATTATACTCCTTTCAATCACATTGACTTTCTTGGAGTAGGAGCTAAGCGAGAGCATGATTGCTTGGTTAGGACAGCAATTTCTATATGAAAATGGTATTCATGCTTCTCTTTCATTGTCTCTAACCCTGTCTTGGTTAGTTCTTTCTACTTCTAGTTCTCTATATCTGTGCAAATACCTTCTTATTGGCCCGGAATAGTCATCGAAACCTAGTGCTTCCAGTGCCCAGCAAACATCATCTCCATTCACAGTCTTGCGCCTTTCCTTTCTGCACTTCTCAGATGCCTCACTGGTGACAAAGCTAATGAACTCAGACACACATTCTTGCATAGTTTCCTTGGCTTCCTTTGAGATTTTTGCATTTGTTGGCAAACTTTGCTTCATGATCCTGCCAACGTTGGCTATTGGAAGCAACCGCTCTTGCTCTTTGATGTTATTATTATCTTCATTTGGATCATAAGCTCCAACATTATCGTCCATTTTCTAGCATAGAACTTGTCCTTGACAGAGTCACAGACTGGTCCTTTCGGATGTCAAAAGCTTTCTTTATATACATGTACACATAAAAAGCTGTAACTTATGTCTTCTCGTTTAAAATGACATGTGGCTATGCCGATCACATCAGCATCAATGGTGGGCCTCTTGCTAGAGCTCCATCACAAAATACCATgaaagtttttgaaatattaGACCAAGTTTCAAGTAATACCAGAGGCACCCAAAAAtttccaaccttttttttttcattacctGTTGAACTTATAAGTTTTGATTAATACAACGTCactttcataaaaattaaaagattatttAGTCATACTTTCGGAGTACATCAACATAATACTTCATGTTCTCACATAAATAATGGATCCAATcatgaatttaaattagaaaGACCTAAAATTTACATGAGAGGATGGAGTAGTAAATAATTACTCATCTTATCAACACATATTATTAATACTACTTTTATGAGTAATACTAccgtcacaaactattttacaatatttttacaaattattaatgtggcTAACTTCtcattggttttcatctaagtccaccattaatatttatttttcatttactaataatcactcatcatattattaatttgtaaaaaaatttctaaaaatttttttatctcttgcATTTCTCTACTTTTATTCACTTGCATcaagaaaattatttacatCAACATAACACTTCATCTTCTCACATAAATGATGGATTATATCATAATTTAaatggacaaaacttagatGCAGTACCTAAGGTGCTAAGGTACTGTTCCTTAAGTTttcctcttaagattcagccatgtggcttaataattaaaaaatacattttcatccCATGACAAAGAATTCACATGACATAATCTTAAGAGGAAAACTTAAAGGACAACACCTAAATATTGTACCTAAATCTTGTCCAATTTAAATTAGAGAGACCTAATGTTCACATGAGAGGAGGAAGCATAAATAATTACTCCTTTTTATCGGCACATAttattaatactatttttattttatactaatCACTGCATATCATTTATTTGACTAAGTCCAACCCTACAGTGACAACAACATACAAGAATATACCTTATGGGTAATTTATTAATCAACTGCAATTGTAACCTTTCAAAATGGCCTAAAGGCTCCAAGATACACAGGAGtcattaacttcttctttttgctgAATCACAGGAGTCATTAACTTGATGGATTTTGGTAAAGTTCACTGATGAGCTCAGACTAATCAGCATGCTTAGAATAATGAAAAGGTGCGACTTTTGTAAATGCATCATGTCGTGGCATGGAACCAACAATCCGTATACCttaaaaaaaggattaaaaatttgaagagaaaaagaaggagagctaatttattattaattgcATAATTTTGCTTGAGATTTCGTCATTCTATACGTCAgcgaagcattttttttttaaaaaaatttaattatgtaaggTTGTAATCTGAATTGTTAGTAATTTAAATCCGTACATGTAATGCTACAAAGACATGGCTAACTGTCCAAGAGCTCAAAATTTTGCCGACACTTTCCACTTCagtcacatatatatattgtagggacacgatttttaacgacccaaagAGGGctttgggctcgtatgtaaaaggcccgaacaatatgatttgtagagagtgggtttggaaaggctaggccctggtcaccagacggtgggtttttcgtagTGTTCACACATGGTTGAgttgtcttcacccctggagtctttctcctagagatgggctgggaggctctggttttttaaccatttttccACCAGCCCCCTCTTCATGGattatctttccttttataccaacATGTAGCCATTCTCCAGCGCCCACGTGTAGGTTTGACTTTCTAGGGTAGATATTTGTCCCATCGGCCCATACctaaagtggttgggagtggttgtaacagttgaagaatacggctctgtcaggtgcagagcattgaatggcgatgagagcagctttcctcggatatttttagattttctttcaagtttagtcctataccagttttaccccttttttccggtgggattttggatctgccgaggactgaactgtcctcggctgtatcccgaAACTGTCTTGTGCTCTATATtatcgagtttgggccatagctctcctcggcttgggccttcggactctccacgagcaaatgggcctggcccacaaattattgggccccacatatatatatatatatatatatattgaaaagtcAGAATCAGATATTGGCATATCCACTTTCATGATGATTTGCTTTCATTTTTCTagttaaatcaaataattttgcACTTAGCTATAATCTATTGTCAAAGCACTGAATAATTGACATAGTTATTGCCCCTGAGATCATCATAAGCTTCGTATATAATTGCCTGATGCCACCATTTGGCTTatactataaaattatatatatatatatatatattagtttgaaaaatcataacataaatatgtaaattaaccaaaaaaaaaaagtatatgccTAAATTAAACTCGctattataattcaaaatcaagGTTTTACAAGTAATAGCattaaaaattctataaaattcaCAAGCAAAATAAACCAATGTCATAAGATTGCAATAaagtttttgctaaataaaattttattacacgTATTTAAATtctacatattaaaataataataaaaatctcaaactatgtaaataaaggaagaggaaaaaaaattttaaagactTAAACttaaagcaataaacaaaagaaacacaaaaaatcataaacaaaagaaaagaaaataaggttcaaacaataaactatataacATATATTGTTATACTCATACCTATGTGCTACTTAGCTAAGTGAAACTAAAAAGTGATGTAAAACAGACAGTACATGTCTTTCTAGAGCAACAGGGGCGCTGGAAGTCACTACGCAAGATCAAAGGGGATGCCAGTAGAGGCCATTGGGGTGATAGTATTAGAATTGCATTAAATTTGGTAAGTTGAAGGGAAACGACATTCTAATCTAGACTCATTATTATGAGTATCGCCAAAATTTAGATGAATTCCTTCGTGAAGGCCCCCGAAAACaatgtttttgctatttattataatatttgtttttctttaataacttttaatttaaaagtcaGAATAAGTTCCTATCTCTTTTGGGACGACTCTTAAAGTtagtagtttatgattttgcatttaactcaattttgtcatttttggtaaatttcgaTATTTTATCACCTAATCGCATAATTAGTGTGAATTAGGgttttaatcgtttttcttagtatttatatattttgtagcCGTCAGAGGCAAAGGagactattatcaataaacacaaACGTTTTGTCAGATTTTCTTCTGGTGGATTCCAGTTTTTATCTTCTTGTGGATTAAGGGAAACCCTTCATGAATTCGAGATTTACTATCAAaaactaacagtttagtttctACTCCATCAAGAGAGCATCTGTGTACTTTCTTTAGGCTTCCGTGACATCAAAAAGTGATTTGTTTATAGTAGAAAATTGATGCACAGTTGCAAGTTTGGGGAACTGAAACTATGAAAAGTGATGGGTAGAGTAGTGTGAATCGGCAGAGAAATAATAGAATGGTGcattttttatatctctttAGGTTTTCCCTTATTTAAATTACTATATTATCACACATTAAACAATAAAGAAGCTAATAGGATGGACCTATTAATGTAATTTTGCACAGTTCACAAACCTAGTCAGGTCAAACCCAGCTGGGTaacatgatttgcttaaaatcCGTCGGGTTTTACCAGTTTTGATTGGGTCTTGTGCACATCCGATCCAATTGATGACCCGAACCGATCTATGTGCTAGGTCACCGAGTTACTAGTCTAACTGGCAGGGCCAGGCTGGGTTTAATAACACTGGCTTATAGAggttgattttcattttttaaaaaaaaaatagtctacaaagcttgaatcatcaaaagtTCTTACTTGTCACTACTTTCTATTTGCTTGCTTTTTCAGCAAAACAAATGGAGGGTTGGTGAGATTTTTGGTATGATATTAAGCTGGAATTTGGAATAGAATCATTTCCATATTTTacgatttaaattttatttatgataaCTAATCATGTATATTatgtcatctttcttttttttttaaattgtatattgtatcatgttatttaaaaattttaaatcaaatttaattttaaatttatagtatttaacttgaactataaaatatatttatttaaataaattgcGAACTGAATTGAGCTAATTCGAACTAATCTTGGGAATTATTCTACAAAATTGgcttacatttttctttctcctttagaACAAGTTCAAACTCGATTATCATTGGCTAATGGCCTAACttatcattttcacaaaaacctgatattttcttgaaacaaaaaaataaaaaatagcacttttctaatttaaaatgaaaattttggcagggaaaaaaaattgtgtccttGTATATGTTACTAATTACCATGCCTTGACTGGAAAACAAATTAAGTTGTGGCAAGCCAGACTGATTCTCAAGGATATAGtaccataattatttttctacagAAATGATTCTTCAAGCTTATAGTTCTgtctataaattcaattttCTAGTGCAAGCATTTGAGAAGtcattctctttcttctcaaacTGACCAATCATGTTATGGTCATCCCAAAAAGAATactctataaaaataaattcgtcaatattttttatgtatgaaCAATTCCTCAATAATCTTGTTTTAAACTATTATTTAgattaatcaaaattaattttatagtcATGATAATTATGGAACAGCACTAATCTACATCTTTGATATACCAATCTTGATTTTCAGACAACATTGTACGACCAGAAAATTGTATGATTATAGTACGTTATAGTGGTCTGTACTACTGCGCACACTGCTAGCTTTTTGCTTCCATTAAAATCGAGAGCACTTAGATTCAAGTAGCTCTGCTATCTGGGGCAAATGAAAGTATGGTGGAAGCAATTATAAACTGAGCCTGAATGTAAATTGAAAACTAGTATAAAATAATACTAGGAATGTGTATGCATGTCATTTGAGAATCTACCAAGCAAATAAAAATAGGAAGTACTTCTAGAATCTTGAGGAATATCCTGTTGTCTCCTTGCTATTTCGGCAAAGAATCTTCTCATCCATCTTCCTCTTAAATCTACTTTGAATGAgaaattttaagaatataaaatttgtcaCAGTTTTCTAAAATGttaacttttaattaaattatgcataaaatttaCGTACAGTAATTAAGTACTATTCATTTagttcttattttaaaattcaactATATGGTtgtacttaactaaaaaatacatctttattttatgagaaaaaagtcacatgattgaattttaagaagagaacttaagaaacaacacataatatgttgtacctaagttttgtctttAAATTATATCTTCAcatttatattaatatattactaatattattttatgtatcgaaaaatgtttaaacatgtcacctcaacaattgtaaaaaaatttattaaatattgtcTTCAAGatttattgaatttgaattcCAAACAAGATCTAAATCCTCATTGATGGCAACACCAAGTAAGTTGAGCCAGATGCTACTTTCCCATGCTAAGTACATGGGGGGAGCACAGGGGCCTCGATTTGAGCCCGAAAAAGAACGGAGcatttatgtaataatatttttatcgaattcaaaaaaagtaaaaaataataataataataataataatcatcatcatcattgatGGCCACGGAAGAGCAACTCCCTCCTGGATATTGGCCCACTAGGATCAATAGGACAAAAAGCTTAAAGATTTTCATTATAATTCCAAcagttgaaaagaaaaggattaAGTGACCAATCACCTTGTTTAAACCTCAACGGATCTTCCGGGTTTCTGATACCTTTGGTGGAGACTAAAAGCATCTTGAAGTAGCTGATGACCAATTAAATATTCTATagtcaattttgatttttgtttggatCCTTTTAGAAGTGGATTGatttagtttaccaaaaaaaaaaaatcaattatcaaaatatatttgaaGTGACGAATGTTATAGGTTGAACATGCATGCATTTGCTGTCCAAAGTTTGTGCTCTAGCTACTGCACATATTGGGTGTATCAAATAATCAAATTCAACCCTTTTGTATAGCCGGCTTGAACCGAAAAGCCTTACATGTTCAAATGCAGCAAGACACTATTAGAGGACAGTAGGttctatttcattttgtaaTAGAAATTGGCTCTTTTATATATGTACTCACTAAATGATATAATCACTAAAAGAAAGTCTAGAAGTGCTTTCTTCTACTTTTTCCACTCATTAATAAACTCGATGCAAAGAAGCTAAAAGGAATGGATAGCCCAAAAATTAGGCTCTCAAACATTTGTAAGGAACTAAAGGATGGAACTAAACTTAGTCATTACTGATATATGATTTATGGAAAAGTTATTGTTCATGTCTCTAAGTCGTTGTTATTTGGACAATTTCCAAGGTGCTCCAGTTGTAAAAGAACGGATTGGGCCATATGTTTGTGTTGGTTCGATAACAATGCCATTGTCGAACATGTGTTGGGTCAACTAGTGGAGGCTGGTGGCTACAGCAGCGAATAAAAGCGAGTAAAGGTGGAGGGTGGTGACAACAGTGAATGAGATCTAGGGTTATTTGGGTACAAGGGAGGAGGTGAGATATTTTGTGTCAGTGGGATTAacatgtgagattttttttttttttttttttttgatattaagtattttaacacacacacaggaaaagagaaaaatgtcTTAAAGGAACTAATAGCGGTGTATAACCAAAATagcctaaatttttttctttaggtgCCATTTTATTATTGGACAGGATAAAATAATTGTCTATTGTATGTTCCTATTTTTAgcattaataatttgttgtgTCTAACTTGGAAGGATGGCAATTGGATGGGAAGGGGTCAAGGGTGCTTCATCCCTATCCCGTCCCCTCTTCGTGGCAAGAAAACTGCCCCACGAGGCAAGTTAGGGATTGAGAGTATGTTGTTATCTCTAATGAGGTGTTTTCAATATTcatgaaaaagagataaaatagAAAGGGAATGAGTAATTAAGAGAGAACTAGTTGGTGGGAAATTAACTGCTTTGGGGATAGTAAtggaatatataaaataaataaattataaatagggtatgaaaaaaaaatagattttatatatacataatctaaatatatattaaataaaaacatataaatacacATTTAGGAAAAGTTGGGGTAGGGCAAACAAAACCCATCTCCACCTCATCACCTTTTCGGAGTGAGAAAACCCATACGGGGCAAGATGAGTAAAGCATTTTGCTATCCCTAACCTAGACCATTacttttgaaaacaaaataataataataactagctcttctatttttttggtaaagattttaataatttgcatttattataatttgagatttctactttttccaatcacccaaaaaaaaaaaaaaaaaaacctaaggaaATTATTTCCCCCACAAATGCATAAATCAATACTACCAAGAATTTTGGAAGATACCTGTTTGCTCAACGAATGGTTTGAGTCTTGAATGCATTGACCAATCTCAATTCCAGACCCGTAAATTGTGTCCCTAACATCAAATCCATTGAAGTCATCAATTAGTTGCTAAAGTTTggcttaattttaaaaaataaccattGAAGAgcacaaaataaacaaaatgtcaaaaaaaaatttacacagaAAAAGAAACATGAGATTAATGATAATGAAACTTGACCTTCacaaatataagataaatataaaactgACTAACAAATGTGGAGGTTAGTGATAATAAGGAGATTGTgagtgagaaagtgaaaaacaaatataaaagcGTGAGAAATTACATAGTAGTAACTGCTTTTTAGTAGGAATGTTGGGATGATAAGGATGGATAGAAGTTATAATACTGGTTTTATagtaggagttttttttttttttttttaataaagaagaagagatttggGAAAATAAAAACGTGAGATTAGagtaatgaaatttaaaaataaataaaaaaatcaaaaaaaagggggacaaaagaaacaaatacatcttgatgaagtaaaaaataataataataaataaataaaagaatacgtggggtgagttttgtagattggaagaattttaaaactaacaaaagaattatcctattttgtagggaaTTAGagagtagaagtaggaattttaAATCAAAGTAAAAGTAAGAGTTTATTAG contains:
- the LOC115950974 gene encoding nuclear transcription factor Y subunit B-5-like — translated: MDDNVGAYDPNEDNNNIKEQERLLPIANVGRIMKQSLPTNAKISKEAKETMQECVSEFISFVTSEASEKCRKERRKTVNGDDVCWALEALGFDDYSGPIRRYLHRYRELEVERTNQDRVRDNEREA